From Solibacillus isronensis, the proteins below share one genomic window:
- a CDS encoding toxic anion resistance protein — MAENPLFDDLNKRAEQEPAPTTDIVEQPQKQLVSEQELSQIRQRQEQLKQQPQVQQLAEKIDVKNQIAVLEFGKETAQGISTFSDRMLATIKQSNLEKSTTLLNNLNKIMDRFDPQDFQEEQKKGFLKKLFSKSKEQLERILSKYDTMNKEVDVVYNEIQKYEVEMKQNTVQLEQMYDENLNYFHTLSEHIAAIDIKVNDLRQQLPALSAKADSGDHEAIMELETVTRGIELLEQRGYDLEMAQQVSFQSAPQIRLMQQGNNHLIGKINSAFVTTIPIFKQGLIHAVTMQRQKLVSDSMAELDRRTNEMLVRNAENVRQNSVNIARQAGSPSIKVETIETTWKTIISGIEETKQIQAETVRNREEGRKRIEQLQLEYEKLKSM; from the coding sequence ATGGCTGAAAATCCATTATTTGATGATTTAAATAAACGAGCTGAGCAAGAGCCGGCACCGACGACTGATATAGTCGAACAACCGCAAAAACAACTTGTTTCGGAACAGGAGCTTTCTCAAATCCGTCAGCGTCAGGAACAATTAAAACAACAGCCGCAAGTTCAGCAGCTTGCAGAAAAAATTGACGTGAAAAACCAAATCGCGGTTCTCGAATTCGGTAAAGAAACGGCTCAGGGCATTTCAACGTTTTCAGATCGTATGCTTGCAACAATTAAACAAAGCAATTTGGAAAAATCAACTACACTACTAAACAATTTAAATAAAATTATGGACCGCTTTGATCCCCAGGATTTCCAGGAGGAGCAGAAAAAAGGCTTCCTGAAAAAACTGTTTTCAAAAAGCAAGGAGCAATTGGAGCGCATTTTATCTAAATATGACACGATGAACAAAGAAGTCGATGTCGTTTATAACGAAATTCAGAAGTATGAAGTGGAAATGAAACAAAACACGGTGCAGCTGGAACAAATGTATGATGAGAACTTAAACTACTTCCATACGTTAAGCGAGCATATTGCGGCAATCGATATTAAAGTAAATGATTTACGACAGCAACTGCCGGCATTGTCAGCGAAAGCGGATTCCGGTGACCATGAAGCAATTATGGAGCTTGAAACGGTTACACGCGGAATCGAGTTACTGGAGCAACGAGGCTACGATCTTGAAATGGCACAGCAAGTTTCATTCCAGTCAGCGCCGCAAATTCGTTTAATGCAGCAAGGGAACAACCATTTGATCGGAAAAATCAACTCAGCATTCGTGACGACAATTCCGATTTTCAAACAAGGTCTGATCCATGCCGTTACAATGCAGCGACAAAAGCTTGTTTCCGATTCGATGGCTGAACTGGACCGTCGAACAAATGAAATGCTTGTACGAAACGCGGAAAATGTGCGACAAAATTCAGTGAACATTGCGCGTCAGGCAGGCAGTCCGAGCATCAAAGTCGAAACGATCGAAACAACGTGGAAAACGATCATTTCCGGTATTGAAGAAACAAAACAAATTCAGGCAGAAACAGTGCGCAATCGTGAAGAAGGTCGTAAGCGTATTGAACAATTACAGCTTGAATATGAAAAATTAAAGAGCATGTAA